From the genome of Arthrobacter russicus:
TGTGGTTCATCGGTACGACGACCACGAAGTAGATCGCGGCGGCGATGATGATGAATTTGACGATTGCCGTGAGCAAGACACCGAAGGCGATATCGTTGCCATTCAGCGTGACTTTGGCGAAATCATCAAAGTTGGGGGAGCCTACGAGTGCTGAAATTAGAGGCATCAACACACTTTCAACCAGTGCGGTGATGACTGCCCCGAAGGCAGTACCGATGACGACGGCAACCGCCAAATCGACGACGTTGCCCTTCATAATAAATTCTTTGAATCCCTTGATCATGGCACCCAAGGTAGACCGGAACCCGGTAGCTGAATAGGTCCGACACGCGATTGTGGTCAAATTGCAAGCTTCGGCGATTTTCGGAAAACACACCGATTAATCGGGTATCGGCTAAAGATAATCCGGTGCCGCAGCCAATCCGAAGTACTCTTCCAAGGTCTTCTTACCGGAAGATACAACGTCGCTGGCGACCTCGATGCCCAGGTACCGGAGGTGCCAGGGCTCCGGCTGATAGCCGCTGATTTGCTGCATCCCCGGCTGGTACCGGACCACGAAGCCGAAGCGGTGGCAATTGTCTTTGACCCATTGGCCGGCCGGTTGCTCGGCGAAGCAGCCCCGGAGGTTGCAGTTGCCGGAATCGCCGATGTCCACGGCCAGCCCGGTTTGATGCTCGGAGAACCCGGGCCGGGCTGAGGCGATGTCGGCCTGGGCCCGGCCCAATGAGGAGACCCAGGAGTTGTAGGTGCCTACCTGGGTGTCGTAGGAACGGAATGCACTGAGGATGAGGAACGGGGCCCCGGCGACCTTGGCAGCTCCGGCGAGTCGGTTCAAGTCCTCGGCTGCGGGAGCACGGAGCAGCTCGGTCCGGCCGGAACTGCTGGCGATCGATGGGCTGACCAGGTCGCCAGGCTCGAACGCCATGGGGTTGAGCGGGCGGTGCTTGTTGACGATGACGGTCAGCGATGCCGGGTCGTCCAGGTTCCAGCGCGGTGCGGACTGGGCCGGTGCCGGGACTTCGCCGGTGGCCGCCGCCGCGGCGCTGCTGCCGGTTTCCGCCGCAGATCCGCCATCCGTCGTCGGCCCGTCTGGCGTCGGCCCATTCGAGCAGGCGGTCAGCGCGGCCAGCCCGGCGGTGCCGAAAACCAGGCCTAAAACGTTCCGTCGATTCGGTTCCAACGCCACGTCAGGTCTTCCGCAGCAGCATCCGCCGGATCGAGTGATCGGCGTCCTTGGTCAGCACGAGTTGCGCTCGGCCCCTGGTGGGCAACACGTTCTCGACCAGATTGGGCTCATTGATCCGTTTCCAGATTCCCCGGGCGGTTTCCACGGCCTCTTCGTCGGAGAGCGAGGCGTAGCGGCGGAAATACGATTCCGGCTGGGCGAACGCGGACTGGCGCAAGGAGAGGAACCGGTCGATGTACCACTGTTCGATATGCGGTGTCTTGGCGTCCACGTAAATCGAAAAGTCGAAGAAGTCACTCACCGCGAGGCCGGAACGCCCGTCTTGCCGCGGCCGGGCCGGGGCAAGAACGTTCAGCCCTTCGACGATGAGCACATCGGGGCGGTGCACCACGACCTCCTTGCCCGGCACGATGTCGTAGATCAAGTGCGAGTACCAAGGCGCTCGGACTTCCTCCGCTCCGCCCTTGATTTCGCTGACGAAACGGAGCAGCCGACGGCGGTCGTAGGACTCCGGAAAGCCCTTCCGATGCATCAGGCCGCGGCGTTCCAACTCCGCATTGGGGTGGAGGAAACCGTCCGTAGTGATCAGTTCGACGTTCGGCGTGCCCGGCCAGCGTCGCAGCATCTCGCGCAAGATCCGGGCGGTGGTGGATTTG
Proteins encoded in this window:
- the mscL gene encoding large conductance mechanosensitive channel protein MscL produces the protein MIKGFKEFIMKGNVVDLAVAVVIGTAFGAVITALVESVLMPLISALVGSPNFDDFAKVTLNGNDIAFGVLLTAIVKFIIIAAAIYFVVVVPMNHMIARRNAKLGINPDEETPDPQVVLLTEIRDALKTRN
- the coaA gene encoding type I pantothenate kinase, whose translation is MSSQRTDSNDGTSPFVELDRQTWSRLSAEIEQPLNEEDILRLRGLEDPLNMNEVREVYLPVSRLLNLYVAAAGQLHAATTTFLGERTQRTPFVIGVAGSVAVGKSTTARILREMLRRWPGTPNVELITTDGFLHPNAELERRGLMHRKGFPESYDRRRLLRFVSEIKGGAEEVRAPWYSHLIYDIVPGKEVVVHRPDVLIVEGLNVLAPARPRQDGRSGLAVSDFFDFSIYVDAKTPHIEQWYIDRFLSLRQSAFAQPESYFRRYASLSDEEAVETARGIWKRINEPNLVENVLPTRGRAQLVLTKDADHSIRRMLLRKT
- a CDS encoding M15 family metallopeptidase, encoding MALEPNRRNVLGLVFGTAGLAALTACSNGPTPDGPTTDGGSAAETGSSAAAAATGEVPAPAQSAPRWNLDDPASLTVIVNKHRPLNPMAFEPGDLVSPSIASSSGRTELLRAPAAEDLNRLAGAAKVAGAPFLILSAFRSYDTQVGTYNSWVSSLGRAQADIASARPGFSEHQTGLAVDIGDSGNCNLRGCFAEQPAGQWVKDNCHRFGFVVRYQPGMQQISGYQPEPWHLRYLGIEVASDVVSSGKKTLEEYFGLAAAPDYL